TGCTTCCTGAGCGGTATTCATAACCACCGGGTCAGAGAATAAATCGCCGGCTTTGGCAGCATCGACCTTTCCGCCATTATGAGCCAGCCCCATATTCCACCGCATTTCCAAAATGCGATGAACGGATTTATTTATCTGAGATTCTTTCAAATAACCGCTTTTGACAGCTTTAATAATCTTGTCGATTATTTCATATCTGACCGGCCCCTCATCTCTGCATAGTATCAAATCGCATCCTGCTGAAATTGCCATTACTGCCGCATCGGCCATTTCATACTGCTGCAGAATACCGCCCATAGTCAGATTATCCGTTGTGATTACTCCATCGAAACCCATATCTTTTCTCAGGATACTTGTAACAATTTCATCAGAAACACAGGCAGGCCTGTTGCCGTTTATTGCGGAATATGAGCAATGTGCAATCATAATTGCCGATAAGCCTGCTTTTATTAATGCGTAATATGGGGCAAGATGGACATCTTTAAGGGTACGAAAATCAATATTAACTGAGGGCAATCCCCAGTGCGCGTCAGTATCGGATTCTCCTCTGCCTGGGAAGTGTTTGCCAGTAGCGATAAGTCCGCCTTCATGCAGCCCCCGCATCGAAGCGAGTGCGTATTTAACTACTATCGCAGGGTCATTACTGTAAGCTCGCGTACCTATTTCGGGATTTTTACTATTTGTATTTACATCGAGTACCGGAGAATGAATCATGTTGGCCCCGACCGCATGTGCCTGTCTGGCAATACATAAAGCACTTCGATACGCCAGATCAATATCATCGGCGGCAACATAGCCCATTGGGTGCGGGAAAAGCCTTTGATTGCTTAAAAGATCATCGCAGGCGCTACCTTCCTGGTCGATTGTGAAGTGAAGGCCTATCCCAAGCGGACGTTCAAGAGCAAAATCTCTGAGTTGATTAAGCGTCTCGGCGTATTCCTGCGCCGTACAAAAAGTGCACTGACTGTTATAGGAAAAATCGCGGCATTTGCCGGTGGGCATACGAATGGAACGCAGCATATTCGAATCAGGTTCTGTTCCTGGCCTGAGGTCATTTGCAAGTGTCATCGTACGAAACTTCTGGCTTATTCGCAAACCGCCTACGTGATATTTGGTTATCAGTTCTATTATATCCGGCGTTATAACCGGACCGCAGAATCCGAAAACCAGAAGTTGACCAACCTTCTGATTAAGATTCATCCTGCCAAGCAGTTCATCAGCCCATTGTTCGGATGTTTGGTTCATGTACCGATTTCCTTAAAACCGATTTTCATCTAAAAGCATTTTCAAAGATAAAGCATTTTTCAAATTTGTACAAATGTCACTGCCAAAATAAGCACTCCTAATCTATCATCCATATATAAATTATCATGCCTTTGTGACATTTTCAATATAATTTTGCCGGTTAAAACATTTTAACGGCAGTTTTGCACAGGTTAAAACCTTTTAACCAGTAAGGCGATTCAGATTGAGAAGCTTTAAGTGTAGTAAATTAAATAGGTTACAGATTGAAATATACACTTAGAAGGATGATGTTTAGACACTTTTAAAATAATATTTTTTTATAATTTTCGAAAATATTTTCTATGGCTGCAAAAAGAACAGTTACAATTAACATAGAAAAAGTCAGTGAAATACTTCCATAATTGCGAGGGCTGGCAATGGGCGTTGGTTGTCCTTACTTCATACAATAATATAAATGGGGGAAGGTCATCGGTCATCCAAATGGTGACACGCTAAAATTGAGGTATTATCTGCTGAAAAGCTTTCCGCATAGTTTACTCACTGTGGAATCTCAATCTTAAAATCAACAACTGTCTTGTTTAGTCCTGTCTGAGCAGTCTCACCGGGCCTATCAAACCTTCGGAAACAATCAGACGTTTGACGCCTTTATCGGTAGTCCAGCGGAGTGCGACCGGATTATCCCATACCCTGAAGAAATTGGATAATGTCGTTATGATTGAGATTTCGAGATTGTTTTTACCTCTTTTCAGTACGCCGCGGGCATCGTATGTATAATCGCCGTTCCATGTATGACCCAGTGTTTTGCCG
The sequence above is drawn from the Phycisphaerae bacterium genome and encodes:
- a CDS encoding glycoside hydrolase family 3 protein translates to MNQTSEQWADELLGRMNLNQKVGQLLVFGFCGPVITPDIIELITKYHVGGLRISQKFRTMTLANDLRPGTEPDSNMLRSIRMPTGKCRDFSYNSQCTFCTAQEYAETLNQLRDFALERPLGIGLHFTIDQEGSACDDLLSNQRLFPHPMGYVAADDIDLAYRSALCIARQAHAVGANMIHSPVLDVNTNSKNPEIGTRAYSNDPAIVVKYALASMRGLHEGGLIATGKHFPGRGESDTDAHWGLPSVNIDFRTLKDVHLAPYYALIKAGLSAIMIAHCSYSAINGNRPACVSDEIVTSILRKDMGFDGVITTDNLTMGGILQQYEMADAAVMAISAGCDLILCRDEGPVRYEIIDKIIKAVKSGYLKESQINKSVHRILEMRWNMGLAHNGGKVDAAKAGDLFSDPVVMNTAQEAANKSVLLLRNKAKLLPLQKNTKVLLIEQIFPTHAFANNMYSHPGLLWEQMCQCSDNVASVEIPYVPTDTDLKRVLKRLPEAQVVVATNYYYHKAATSISNFIREVKQVIPNLIVVTNTPYDFGAPADFDTVVTCFNPGAKEHMRAVAEVIFGKLIPTAGMPIKLSRHDDSKTAMKK